From Pseudoalteromonas viridis, one genomic window encodes:
- a CDS encoding SCO family protein: protein MLKSSFMALLLCLLLGIIFGLPFVPLESNRTVEAPFLEHSGSDKAVVFFGFSHCGGVCPTTLLILKSLLDNTTRQSQWPQVVFVDIDENSSTQQAQAHARSYHNAFSGVHAKAESLAQLSRDFGLNIQQDGEQIKHQGRTYLLARSQQQWRIVKAYNPETFDFQTLQDELY, encoded by the coding sequence ATGCTGAAATCATCGTTTATGGCGTTGTTACTTTGCCTGCTACTGGGGATTATTTTCGGGCTGCCGTTTGTGCCGCTTGAAAGTAACCGCACAGTAGAAGCGCCTTTTTTAGAGCACTCGGGTAGCGATAAGGCGGTGGTGTTTTTTGGTTTTAGTCATTGCGGTGGAGTTTGCCCCACTACCCTGCTGATTTTAAAAAGCTTATTAGACAATACAACACGGCAAAGTCAGTGGCCGCAGGTGGTGTTTGTTGACATAGACGAGAATAGCTCAACACAACAAGCGCAGGCACATGCCCGCTCCTATCACAATGCATTTTCTGGCGTTCATGCCAAAGCGGAATCGCTAGCTCAACTGAGCCGGGATTTTGGCTTGAACATTCAACAAGATGGCGAGCAGATCAAGCACCAGGGGCGTACCTACCTGCTTGCAAGGTCACAACAACAATGGCGCATAGTGAAGGCTTATAACCCCGAGACCTTTGATTTTCAAACACTACAAGACGAGCTTTATTAA